From Lolium perenne isolate Kyuss_39 chromosome 5, Kyuss_2.0, whole genome shotgun sequence, a single genomic window includes:
- the LOC127302044 gene encoding sodium/hydrogen exchanger 6, with protein sequence METAAFSAAAPHPGAGLGLGGGGAVDEQQAAGVGILLQISMLVLSFVLGHLLRRRKFYYLPEASASLLIGMIVGGFANISNTQKSTRRWFNFREDFFLLFLLPPIIFQSGFNLAPKPFFSNFGAIITFAILGTFIASIVTGLLVYLAGLIYIIYRLPLVECMMFGALVSATDPVTVLSIFQELGTDVNLYALVFGESVLNDAVAISLYRTMASMRTNSPDQNFVVVILRFLENFVGSMSSGIGVGLISALLFKYAELGVENLHNLESCLFVLFPYFSYMLAEGLGLSGIVSILFTGIVMKRYTFYNLSADSQRFTARFFHLLSSLAEAFIFIYMGFDIAMERQSWSHIGFIFFSIVFILVARAANVFSCAYILNLARPPHSQIPRQYQVALWYSGLRGAMAFALALQSVHDLPEGHGETIFTATTSIVVLTVLLIGGSTGTMLEALQVVGDSNRYRHPYEENFDGSNAGYEEGTSTPSKFQLKLRELRRSTSSFALLDRNYLTPIFTSQHEDDDDDDDEDDVDDDSGEALGIPASGEL encoded by the exons ATGGAGACGGCGGCGTTCTCCGCGGCGGCGCCGCATCCGGGCGCGGGGCTGGGTCTGGGCGGCGGCGGGGCGGTGGACGAGCAGCAGGCGGCGGGGGTCGGGATCCTGCTGCAGATATCCATGCTCGTGCTCTCCTTCGTGCTCGgccacctcctccgccgccgcaagTTCTACTACCTGCCCGAGGCCAGCGCATCCCTCCTCATCG GGATGATTGTTGGAGGATTTGCTAACATATCAAACACGCAGAAAAGTACTAG GAGATGGTTCAATTTTCGAGAGGACTTCTTCCTTCTCTTTTTACTTCCTCCAATTATATT TCAGTCGGGATTTAACTTAGCACCA AAACCATTCTTTTCAAATTTTGGTGCTATCATAACTTTCGCAATCCTGGGAACCTTCATTGCTTCCATAGTTACGGGGCTTCTCGT CTATCTTGCTGGGTTAATATATATCATCTATAGGTTGCCTTTGGTTGAATGTATGATGTTTGGTGCTCTTGTGTCAGCAACAGATCCTGTAACTGTGCTATCTATATTTCAG GAACTCGGCACCGATGTGAACCTCTATGCTCTTGTTTTTGGAGAATCTGTTCTAAATGATGCT GTGGCTATATCCTTGTACAG GACCATGGCATCTATGAGGACGAATTCTCCCGATCAGAATTTTGTCGTAGTCATCTTGAGGTTTCTTGAGAACTTCGTTGGTTCAATGTCATCAG GAATCGGAGTTGGGCTTATCTCTGCTCTC CTCTTCAAGTATGCAGAACTTGGCGTCGAGAA CCTTCATAATCTGGAGAGTTGCTTGTTTGTGCTTTTCCCTTACTTCTC GTACATGTTAGCTGAAGGCCTTGGCTTGTCTGGCATTGTTTCTATTCTCTTTACCGGGATT GTAATGAAGAGATATACATTCTATAACTTATCAGCAGATTCTCAGCGTTTTACTGCTCGTTTTTTCCATTTGCTTTCATCACTAGCAGAAGCATTCAT ATTCATATACATGGGGTTCGATATTGCAATGGAACGTCAGAGCTGGTCTCATATTGGATTCATATTTTTCTCGATT GTCTTCATATTAGTTGCAAG GGCTGCAAATGTCTTCTCTTGTGCATACATATTAAATTTGGCACGACCACCTCATTCCCAAATACCTAGGCAATATCAGGTGGCCCTCTGGTATAGTG GACTCAGAGGAGCTATGGCTTTTGCCCTTGCTCTTCAGTCAGTTCATGATCTTCCTGAAGGACACGGCGAGACAATTTTCACCGCTACCACATCTATTGTCGTTCTCACT GTACTTCTGATTGGAGGCTCAACTGGAACAATGCTTGAAGCCCTACAAGTAGTTGGGGACAGTAACCGGTATCGACATCCGTACGAG GAGAACTTCGATGGGAGCAATGCTGGTTATGAGGAAGGAACATCTACTCCGAGCAAATTTCAACTGAAACTCAGAGAACTTCGGAGAAG CACTTCCTCTTTTGCTTTATTGGACAGGAACTATCTCACTCCCATTTTTACTTCTCaacatgaggatgatgatgatgacgacgacgaagacgatgtTGATGATGATTCTG GTGAAGCGTTAGGGATACCTGCGAGTGGAGAACTATAG